The genomic segment GATAGTCATACACGCTATGGTGCATTAGGAACGATGGCTGTTGGGGAAGGCGGTCCAGAGTTGGTTAAACAGCTTTTGAACAAAACCTATGATATTCAATATCCTGACGTCATTGCTGTCTATCTTGAAGGTAAACCGCAGGTTGGAGTGGGTCCTCAGGATGTAGCGTTAGCTCTCATTCGTGCTGTTTTTGCCAACGGTTTTGTTAAGAATAAAGTTCTTGAATTTGTGGGTCCTGGAGTCGCTAATTTATCCGTAGATTACCGCATTGGCATCGATGTGATGACAACAGAGACCACCTGCTTGAGCTCGATTTGGACGACTGATGAGAAAGTCAAGGAGTACTTCGGTATTCATGGCCGTTCTGAAGCATACGCTCAACTCGCACCGGGTGAAGTCGCTTATTATGATGGAATGGTCGTCATGGATCTGTCAAAGGTTGTACCGATGATTGCCCTACCTTTCCATCCCAGTAATGTTTATACGATTGAGGAACTGATCCAAAATCCTTATGATATCCTGCATAAAGTGGAAGAAGAAGGAAAGCAGCAAATTAATAATCCTTTCATCTCCTTTAATTTGACGAACCATATCGTTGACGGCAAGATCAGGGTTGATCAAGCGATTGTTGCCGGTTGTGCGGGTGGAACCTTTGAAAACATAATGGATGTTGCTGCTATTGTTAAAGGACAATCCGTTGGAAATCAATATCTCTCCTTTAGTGTTTATCCAGCAAGTCAGCCGATTTATCTTGAATTGATGAGAAATGGAGCGGCGGCTGATTTGATGGCGAGTGGAGCGAATATAAAAACAGCCTTCTGCGGACCTTGCTTTGGAGCGGGAGATGTTCCAGCAAATGGGCAATTCAGCATCCGTCATACGACGCGTAACTTCCCGAATCGAGAGGGCTCGAAACCGGGTGAAGGCCAAATCTCTTCTGTTGCTCTAGTTGATGCAAGATCCGTTGCCGCAACAGTGGCAAATGGGGGATGTTTAACCTCAGCTACAGAGATTGACTATACGGAACCATCGCATCAATATTCTTTCGATGGTGTAGTTTATAAAAATCGCGTTTATAATGGTTTTGGAAATCCTAAGCCGGAAAGTGAGTTAAAATTCGGGCCGAATATCGCGGATTGGCCGGAGATGATCGCTCTGCCAGAAAACATTCTGTTGAAAGTGGCTTCAGTCATCAATGACCCTGTGACAACGACGGATGAGTTGATTCCTTCAGGTGAAACCTCCTCCTATCGTTCGAATCCGCTTCGGTTAGCAGAATTCACTCTTTCCAGAAAAGATCCCCAGTATGTGGGACGGGCGAAGCAAGTTCATGCCTTGGAAAAGGAACGTGAAAGTTTGTTGAAAACATCAGGCTCTCAGCCTTCTGATGCTTTGAAAGAGGCGTTGAAGCAGGTTCTTCAGGTTAAGGCAGCTTTTTCAGCCGACTTTACCGAGATTATGAATAATACCGGAATTGGAACGGTTATTTATGCAGTAAAACCTGGTGATGGTTCTGCCCGGGAGCAAGCTGCTTCTTGTCAAAAGGTCTTAGGAGGCTGGGCTAATATTGCTCAAGAGTACGCCACGAAACGCTATCGTAGCAATCTAATCAACTGGGGAATGTTGCCCTTTACCCTCAGTAGTCCTTTAGAGGTTCCGTTGAGTACCGAGGACTATGTATATGTTCCCGGAATTCGCCAAAGAATTATCAATGGCGAGGAAACGATACCCGCGCAAGTGATCGGACCTAACGGAGTACGTGAGCTAATGCTGGAATTAAAGAATTTAACCCAAGATGAAAAAGATATAATCTTAAAAGGATGCTTAATCAATTACTACAGCATGTAAATAAGTTATAAAGCATTTTGGAGACACAAAAGGGTCTGCGACTCAGCGGAGAAATCCGGGGGTTGCAGACCTTTTGATAAGGGAGGATTCTGTGGATGAAACGACAACGGATTGGCGAAGGAAATCAGCCGTTGATCTGTACCCCGTTAGTGGGTAAACAAAGGGAGTCGATTCGCTTAGAATTACATCATGTTCTGGAGAAGCGTCCAGACCTGATTGAGTGGCGGGTCGATTTTTTCGAAGGAATTGCGAATACAGAAAAAGTCTTAGATCTTGCTCAAGAAATTAAAGAGTCCGCAGGGGATATTCCCCTCATTTTTACTCTTCGTTCAGTTCGTGAGGGGGGGCAGCCCGTATCACTCAATGATCAAGAAGCACTGAAGCTGATCGAAGCGATTTGCCAAAAGACAGAGGTAGAATACGTTGATTTTGAATTAAGTAATTCAGAGGAAGCGTTCAAGGAACTGCGCCAAGTTTCATTAGAAAGTCAGACTCAAATCATTGCTTCCTATCATAACTTTGAGTTCACACCCGAGTCGGAGATTTTGTTAGGGAAAATTGCGGAAGCACAGCGGTTAAGCGCAGATGTAGCTAAGATTGCTGTCATGTCTCAGAATCTTCACGACGTCTTAACGCTGCTTAAGGTGACCTTGAATGCTAAGGAAACTGTGGATATACCCCTCATTAGTTTAGCAATGGGGCAGTATGGCACAATAACTCGGATGATGGGCGGAGTTTTTGGCTCTTCCGTTACCTTTGCCGTAGGGGAAAGCAGTTCAGCACCTGGTCAGATGCCCATCGAAGATTTACGAAGCGTTCTTGGTATCCTACAGAAATCAATAGGCCAGGTATAAATACGTAGATCTTGATTAATATGAAAGGGGCTGTTAATTGCAACAGCCCCTGGTATTTCGGTATTTTTAATGAATCGTTACTGTTTAATTCTTGGAAATATTGAAAAGAAGTAATTAGAAAAGAAGTAATTAGAAAAGAATGTATGCTCCAGGGCCAGTTAATAAGATGCCAACAGCTACTGCAATGATTGCTAAGTTATATTCATAGCCGCCAGCCGTAATCGCAAAACCATTTTTTCCTGTAACGGTAAGCATGGCTACGAGCATGGGTCCAACGATAAGAATTGCGGCAACAGGAAGGAAGATACCCGCTGCTAAGAATAGACCTCCAAGTATTTCACCTATTGCGGCGAGATAAGCCATAGGTACTCCGGGTTTTATCCCAATGGATTCAAAGAAGCCTGCGGTCCCTTTAATACCATGTCCACCGAACCAACCCAAAAGCTTCTCTGAACCGTGACGAGCAAAAGTCAAACCAAAAATAAGACGAATAACTAATAAACCAGCATTTAACATTTCGAAGATCTCCTTTTTTATAAGTCCATTATTATTTCGCGTTGAAAAATCTCAACATGTAAAGGGTATACCTTATTTAGAAAAATATGAAGTACGCACTTTTAAGTAGCATAGTACCTAAAAAGGAACTGTGGAGTCTACGTTAAGAGCAAAATAAGCGCGAAGAGAGCCATAGTTCGGCGAAGAACTATGGCTCTCAATCATTCTGGGACAATCTCGTTAATTAGTTTTCTTTTTCAGTAACGGCATTTAGGTCCTTGACCAGGCTGGGTACGTTGATACCATGTGCTAAAGCCCCTTGTTCAATATTCTCAAAGTGGGCTGCCATGCAACCAAAGCAATGCATGCCGTGACTCAGAAAAACTTCAACTGTTTTTGGGTATTTATTGACGACTTCTGTGATCGTTTCTTTTCCTGTAATCATTTTTTAAAACCTCCTATAAGATTAAAATTGTAACTTACATTACGTAACTAAGTATAATAAAATAACCTTCATTTGTAAACTGTTATTTTTTACGCATCCACAAATAAAGATAGCCGGAAGGTTAAGCTTCCGACTACCTTGAAGCATTAAACTTAAGCTTCAGTAGGAATCGCTTTAGTGGCAACTTTAGCTTTGGAGAGGGGGCACTCATCGGTGTGATTTTCTCCACAGTGGAAGCACATATCTTCCAGGGCATTTACGGCTTTTTGTTTTTTCTCGGCATCAAACATAAATAAAACCTCCTAAAATTTATACGTTTTTGTTTACATCTATTTGACGAAGCTTTTAAGATTTTAGATAGCGATTTCTTTAACTTTTTTAAAGGAAATTAATCAATCCCATGAGGACTGAGTCGAAAAACCCCAATTTTTTGATAAGGCGTGTTACTGCCAAAGGATTTACGGAGAATGGTCCGAGCTTTGTGCAAACGCCATTTGACCAATTCAAGTGAGATATTAAGGATTTGAGCGACTTCTTTTGTTGAACATCTGTTGATTTCTCGTAATGTAAAAACTTCACGTTGTTGCTCAGGAAGTTTGGCAATGGCTTGGAAAAGAATATCTTTCATTGCTTTTACTTGGCAGGAGTGATCAGGATCTTTGGTTTGTTGATCGGAGTAATCTAAAGGTTCAATTTCATCGGACACTTTTTCCATGCGAACGCAACTCTTGCGTTGATAATCTAAGGTAACGTTGACCGCAATCCGGTATAACCACGTGGAGAATTTTGATCGCCCATTAAAGCCGTGTCTGGCTTTGAAAGCCTTAATGAAGGTTTCTTGGGCTAAATCTTGAGAAAGGTGATAGTCCCCAGTCATACCATAGATCAGATTGATGATTTTTGCTTCATTTTCTGATATAACCTGTTCAAATGATTCGAGATTTTCATCCGAGTTCAGTGCATAAAGATTTTGTGGCATAGGCATCGCGATCCTCCTAACAATTACAATTATCTTAAGCTGATCAGATATGCAAAGCGAAACCCGGTAGCTTAATAATGCTGCCGGGTTAAATTGAATAAGGGGTCTTTTAGGACGGTTTAGAAAAGAACATATGCTCCAGGGCCAGTTAACAAGATGCCAATCGCTACAGCGATGATTGCTAAGTTATATTCATAGCCCCCTGCGGTAATAGCAAAACCATTCTTACCCGTAGCTTTGGCGATAGCCACAAGCATGGACCCAACGATGAGAACCGCAGCAACAGGAAGTAAGATACCCGCCGCTAAGAATAGACCTCCAAGTAATTCACCAAGTCCAGCGAGGATAACCATAGGTACGCCAGGTTTTACTCCAATAGATTCAAAATAACCGGCGGTTCCTTTAATTCCATAGCCACCAAACCAACCGAAGAGTTTCTCTGTACCATGACGAGCAAAGGATAAACCAAAAATAAGACGCATGACCAATAAACCTAGATTTAACATTTAAAAACATCTCCTCAAAATATAAGTTCTTTTAGTAACCAATAAAGTAAATTAGTGAATAACTTACTGAAAATGTATTAGTTACTTTATGTAATGATAATACTATATGTAACCTACTTTCGTCAAGGAAAATAATATGTTAAAATATAAATATTAAAGCAAGAAGAAGGGAGGCTGAGGAATGGAAGATTTCCATCTGTGCCCAAAATTTGAATCCGCGAACGAACTCATTGGCAAACGTTGGACGGGCCTCATTGTTCGGGTATTGCTATCGGGACCGAAGCGCTTCAAAGAAATGACTGAAATCATCCCGAATGTTAGTAGTAAAGTATTAACAGAGAGGTTGAAAGAACTCGAGTCGGTTGGAATTGTTACTCGTGAAGTCTATCCTGAAATGCCGGTACGGATTGAATATCGTTTATCGGAAAAGGGTAAGGAGCTACTCCCCGTTTTTGACGAGCTACAAAGGTGGGCGGATAAGTGGGTTAAGTGTTAAGCAAATAGGCAAAGACAAGCAAGAGCCAGCATTCAGTTTCTTGAAATGAATGCTGGCTCTTGCTATAAATAAGGAAATGAGGATAAACTCCATATCACTTAAACTTTAGGATTATCATCAGGATGAGAATTGCGATATTGTTCAGTCGCAAGTGCCCATTGTTCCCTGGTTCGGTTGAGGATAAGTCTGTCTTGGTTACGATCGGGATCATTGACGATTTTTGTAAAGTAGCTAATCGCCTGTTTGAATTCTCCGACCTGGCGATTGAGTTCTCCAAGGATATATAACATTTTAAGCGCGGACCATGATTTTACAAAGTCAGAGTAGAGGTAAGAGGCATCGTATTCTTTGATGGCAAGGTTGAGAAAGCGTTGTTCATCGTCAGGTTGGTTTTCCTGCCGGTAGATCCACGATAAGCGTAGACATAATCCAGCGATGACAAAATGACGTTCTCCTTTTAGGGATGCTGATAAAATAGCGAGCTTATAGGTTTCGATGGCTGTTCTATTGTCTCGGATTGAACCCAAGTCTCGGATTTGCCATTTTTCTGCAATGTTTTTTTGAATCGAATTTTTAGCAACGCTGGTAAAGTCTTTTGAGAATTCGCTGTTAAAGGCAAAACCGCAGGAGGGGCAGACACTGACATGATAATAAAGCGAATTATAAAGATTGTCTTTATAGTGGGGACAAAAGTCAGCATCTGTTTTATACGCTGCTGAAAATTTGGAACGAATTTTTTTCGTCGTGAAACTTTCTCCGCAGAAAAGGCAAGTTATACTCTTTTCGTAAAAGGGCTGCAAATCATTAATCATATTTAATGCCTTCCTCAATCCAATTATTAATCAAGTTTATCTCCATTATAGCTAGAATTCCTTAGAATAGACAATTAAATTGTATCGATATTTTGTCATTTAAACGAGGAATTCCAAGAATATGTATATTTAATAAAGGATTTCCATGATTTGAAGAGAAAATATAGATTTAAGGGCTGAAAATGCGGTACTGTTCAAAAGGCTAATTGCTGTGAGGGATTATGATGATTTATAGGTTAAAGAAAATAAAACCGCATAAACGGGATGAGCTACTCCAATGGATTCAGGTTTTGAATGCCCGTTCCAGAGAGCTGGTTCTCCGTACGCCCAACCGGGCGCTGAGATTGGGAAAATATGCGTATCGATTAGCTCAAAAGTCTTGCTGCGAACAGGGAAGAGCATTTAGCCTGTTAATGATGGGTCATGCCAATAGAGTTCTCTCAAATAATATACAGGTCATTCAAGACGTGCTCATAGCTGAGCAAATTTTTGAAGACTTGGAACATCAAGAGGGGAAAATGAGAGCGCTCAATTTATTGGGTATCAGCTATTTTTACTTTGGAAAATACGAGCAAGCCTTGACCTATTTCAGTAAGGGCTTAGTCATAGCCCGGAATATCGGTGATCAATTCATTGAAGCTACAATTTTGAATAACATAGGTGAAATTCACCGACAGATGGAGCAATATGGGGAGGCCTTAGCCTATTACGAACAAGCGCTTCTCATCAGTGAAAGCTTACATAACTTGACTAATATAGCCGGGATTCTTTTGAACATGGGACATATTTATAATCGCTTAAATCAGGATGCTAAGGCCTTGAGTACTTACCAAGAGAGCATAGAGTATTCTAGAGAGCTTGATGAGATGATCCTTCTTGGTGAAGCATTAAATAGCATAGGACAAATTTATGAAAAATCCCAGGAGGATCAGTCTGCTTTACAGTATTACATGGACAGTCTAAGCGTTCTTAAAGAGTGTGGGAATAAGTTTTATCGGATTGATGTATTGGTAAGTATCGGTAAGCTGTTCATTAATCAAAACCAGGACCAGGGATTAGCTTACCTTCACGAAGCGTTGCTTTTTGCGGAGGAGATTTCTGCTGAGAATGAATGTGCAAAAATTCATTTAGCATTATTCACATATTTCGAAGCCAAGCAAGATTTTGCAAAAGCTTTGGATCATTATAAAAGGGCTAATGCTCTTGAAAAGAAGTTAAGACATGAAAAATTAGAGGAAAAGTTAAATCTATTAGCGACCGAATTTAGAGTTGATCAGATGAGAAAAGAGGCGGAAATTTCCTGGCTTAAAAATATTGAGTTAAAGAAAAAGAATGAAGAAATTGAGAACAATTCTCGCCTTCTTACCATAGCCAATCAAGAATTGTTGAAACTCCATAAACAATTGAAAAAGGCGAACAAGCGGTGGAAACTCCTTTCGACCATTGATGAAGTAACGGGGATCCCTAATCGACGTTGCTTCGATAATAAGCTTAAGAGAGAATGGAATCGCTGTTTGCGTGAAGGAAAATCCCTAACTCTGATTCTTTTGGATATCGATAAATTTAAACTCTATAACGATAATTATGGTCATTTGCAGGGTGACAACTGTTTAAGAAAAGTTGCTAAAACTTTATCCAGTGTATTGAAGAGATCTTCGGATTTTATCGGAAGATTTGGTGGGGAAGAATTCGGTGTAGTTCTGGCGAATTCGGATTATGATAATGCCATGGAAGTTGCTGAACAGTTGAGAAAACATATTGAAATGCTTAAGATTACCCATGAACAGTCATCTCCCATTCCCTATATTACAATCAGCCTCGGCTCCGCTACAATTACGCCAACCTCGAATACTCGCTTAGAGAAATTAATAAACGCAGCTGATCAAAAGTTGTATCAGGCTAAAGACCGGGGGCGTAATCAGGTATGCGCTGTTCGCATGTTTTAAAGTGAATAAGGGACGGAAAATAGGAGAGGGACGATTTGGTTAAAAGGAACTGTGACTTTATAGGGAAATCCCTTACGGATATATCGGAGGCTACGGGTATTAGCCTGAGTTATTTATCCCTTATACTGAGCGGGAAAAGAACAAATGTGAGTTTAGGAGTCTTGACAAGAATTGGAGCAGTACTCAATCTTTCGATTGAAGAAGTTCAGTTTCTCATAAGTCAGCAGATCAAACCGGCTATACCTAAAAAAGAAAAAATGGTTCGCGACAATGCAGAGCAACAAGAAATAATTGAACAAACCTTAATTCTACTTGAACATTTTGATATTGAAAAGCTTAATCTTTTAAAAAGTAAGGTTCAGGAAAAAAGCTCATCAGATTTTCAACTCAAGGAATATTATTTGCTTTGGATAGATGGAATTGTAGCAACGAGGAATAACCTGTATCAAGAAGCTTTTAAATTTCTAGATCGTGCCTGTAATTTTAAAGCGGTAACTTCGAATGAGAAAAGAATGTTAGCCCGGATTTATGGAGGAATAGGGAGTACCTATCTTGCTTTAAGTGAATATAAATTGGCCCTTAAGATGTTTAAAAAGAGCCTTCATATATGGTACAAGGGTAATGAGGCTGCGCTAGTTTATCTCAATTTAGGAACACTTTATAGAAGAACTCGGAAATATTCTAATGCGATCAGGGCGTATACTCTTTCTCTTGATCTGGGAGAGAGCTATTTTAAAACTCTAGCCTATTCAGGTTTAGGTCAAATTTATATGGATTTAAACGATATGCGATCCGCTAGATCAATTCTCCTTAAAGGGTATGCTTATAGTAAAAAAAACACGGATAAATGGGGTTGCCAGGATATCCTTTGTAATTTGGGTCAATATTATAAACTTATAGAACAGTTACATAGAGCTGAATTCACGTTAAATAAAGGGCTAAAATATGCCCAAGAATTAAACGCTGCCCGATCAAAGGATTTTATACGACTTGAAATCGCTGAGGTCCATTTACTCCAAAATAGGGGAGAAAAGGCTGTTCAGATTTTTAATGAGATGAATCGTGAAGTTTCCCAATCGGGGGATTTACTCCTCTTAGGTTCTACTTTTTTATTATGTGCGAAGAAGTATATAACAACATTTCATTACGAGGAAGCTTTACAGTACCTCAATAAAAGTTATATGGCCTTGACAGGCATAGGCGCAACGGTAGAGATATTAGAATGCTGCAAATTATTGTTAGAATGTCATTTGCGAAAGCATAATAGTGCTGAAGTCCAATTTTACAGGGATGAAATACAAAAAATCAAAAATAAGCTAAAGTTAAAAATAATGTCGATTGAGTAAAGTTACTCATTCGACATTATTTTTATTAATCTTAAAGAGAAGTAATCCTTTTATAATATGGATAAAGAAAGGCGGTGAGTTCATTGAAGAAAAGCATACTTTTCATCTTTGCTTTGACCTTGTTTATTGGAACTACGATTGTTCCCCTAATTGATCCTATTCAGGCAGCAGTTCTACACTAAGTTGAATTATTTGGCCGGCTAGGACTTAATAAAGAGAGCCGCTTCAATATAAAACCTTGTAGCATTGAATTGACGAATTTTGTGATATGGGTTTTTGCGTTATTGAGGTGGCTCGATACCACTTTAGCAGACGTTTACGGTTAATCCTGTTGACCTTTCATGTTACGACTGCGTTCTTACAATAAGATGAGGCTTATTTGTAAGTAGATACTAGCGTCAAGAAAACCAATTGAACGTAGAGTTAGCTTATCTTGCTTTTCATTGTTCAAGACTCTTGATGAATTTTGATTTAACAATTTTTCTAGTACATTAGTAGAAACGGTCCAAGAATTAACAAAAAATTGATAGAAATTCTCTCTTAAAATCATCAAATCATCGAGGTTTTGAGAAATAGAAAAGACGTATATAGCAGGAAGGTGCATGAGGGTGGCTCTATTAACATTACATAACTTCAATTCTTATACGATGCTTTTTAACCATGAAGAACTCGCCAAGCCAATAGCGATGGTGAATGACATAATCTTAAAGATCATGAAATCCAGAAATTCAGTATTTATCTATAAAAGTTTTTTTCTATTCGATAATGCAACATTTGTTCACTCCGTGAATGTCTCACTCCTAACTCTACTCATGGCTCGAGAAATGGGATATAAAGAAAAAAGCTTAAAAGAAATTGCTTGGGGTGCGTTTCTTCATGATTTGGGAAAATTAATGGTGCCTGAGTGCATTTTAAATAAACCGGGTAAGTTGACGAAAAATGAATATGAATTGATCAAGAAACATCCTGAATATGGTATGAAGTTGATTGAACCTTTAGGCCTTTCAGTTAATATATGTATGGCGATTGCTCAGCATCACGAACGCTGGGAAGGTACGGGATATCCGCTGGGTCTCAAGGGGAAAGAAATTCATCCGCTTGCTCAGATTGTTGCTGTTGCAGATACGTTTGATGCTCTAATTTCAGATCGCCCTTATCGAAAGGGGATGCCAGTTGAGAAAGCGATTGAAATAGTTAGAGCGGGAAAGGGAACAGATTTCTCACCGAAAGTCGTCGATCAATTACTAAAGTTACTGGCTATGTAAATTTGATCCTTTAACGAGAGAAAGACCAGAAGAATGATCGGGTCTTTCTTTTTAAGTTTCAGGTATTTTTATGTTTGGCTATCGTCACAAGTTGCTTCATCGCTTGAGTCGTCTAAATGAAAAATAAACAAAATACATTAGTATATCCCTCTAAAATTGGAGGTTGCACGAATGGAATTATGGAAATCTAGCGTTAGGTGACATTGACGTGAACAAAATATGCAAGGACAAGTAAATGGCGGTAAAATTTGGACTTTTTGGTAAATTGTTTATGAAAATATGGTATAATTTGATGAAACATGGCGGATATGGAGTGAGGAGTTATGAGCGTTTTTTTGTTACCAGATCGATTTGAGGCGTTAGAAAATCAGCGATCCAACTATGACATCAGTAAGATTATTGTTCCCGTAGACGATGGATTAGAGAAAATACAGGAACTATATGAAGAAATGTCAACTTCTGGCAGGGGTGCATTTTTAATATTAAAGGGAAGATCCGGGTGCGGTAAAACCACATTCCTTAACACGGTAAGTATCTTTATGAAGGACGTTGAAGTTCTTACGATAGATAATACTTCGGATGTTGTGACTACGCTACAATCCCTTCCTCCTTCACGGAATAAATTAAGAATTGTAGTAATTGAGGGACGTGAGTCCTTGCTGGATTTCAACGTGAGCTTTATTGATAAAACGATTCACACAGTCAATTCATTTATTCGGTCCAGAGCTGGAAATAATACTTTGGTCGTATGGCCTTGTAACAATGAAGATATCCTTGAGGTCCTAGTTGAAACTGCAAATAATATCGGCGGCACTTCGCTTTTAGGAATCGAAGACGCCTATTATGAATTTAATGGACCATCTAGATTCCAATATGTTCCTATTGCCAAGCAAACACTGGACTTATTTAACGACGGTAAGACATTGTTGGAATATGGTCTCACTGATGAGTTCGCGGCCGAGCTATTAGAAAGTGCTCCAACAATCGGAGAATATTTAAAACTTTTAAATAGCAAAATTAGAATAAATTTACGAAATGTGGAAAGACTGGCCCGGACCGAGTCTAGTAAATTGTGGATAGTCGTGTTAGCAGGAAATGAGCCGTCTAAGGATGTAGCGGCATTAACTAAAGGGGCCCTATCGGCTGCAGATATAAATCGTTTAATAGTAGCTACAAATGCAAATATCGTTGAAGAATTGAAACAATACCCTCAAGAATTAGGTATTCTAGCGAATTATTTTGATTGTAGAATTATATTTATGCCGATACTAACTACTTTGGCTGTAATACGAGATTTTGCTGATACGAGTTTAAAAGAAATATTGAAGAATAATAGCATAAGTACAACTTCTGATGGAAGAGGAATAGAAAGGTTGCTTAATAGTGAACTTGCAAACATGATTAATTCTGTACCAAATGGTATGGATCGCAAAGGAAAAACTGGCCCTGAGAGCGTAAAAGCTTTTGAAAAACATGCTGAGATTGCTTCTAAGAACGATAAAATCTTGAATGAAACATTTGGTCACGCTTTGGTTAAATCAGGTTTAATTAACGACTTTAGCAAGGAAGCTGACTTTGGCCAGGGGTTA from the Desulfitobacterium metallireducens DSM 15288 genome contains:
- a CDS encoding HD-GYP domain-containing protein — translated: MALLTLHNFNSYTMLFNHEELAKPIAMVNDIILKIMKSRNSVFIYKSFFLFDNATFVHSVNVSLLTLLMAREMGYKEKSLKEIAWGAFLHDLGKLMVPECILNKPGKLTKNEYELIKKHPEYGMKLIEPLGLSVNICMAIAQHHERWEGTGYPLGLKGKEIHPLAQIVAVADTFDALISDRPYRKGMPVEKAIEIVRAGKGTDFSPKVVDQLLKLLAM
- a CDS encoding tetratricopeptide repeat protein, with the translated sequence MVKRNCDFIGKSLTDISEATGISLSYLSLILSGKRTNVSLGVLTRIGAVLNLSIEEVQFLISQQIKPAIPKKEKMVRDNAEQQEIIEQTLILLEHFDIEKLNLLKSKVQEKSSSDFQLKEYYLLWIDGIVATRNNLYQEAFKFLDRACNFKAVTSNEKRMLARIYGGIGSTYLALSEYKLALKMFKKSLHIWYKGNEAALVYLNLGTLYRRTRKYSNAIRAYTLSLDLGESYFKTLAYSGLGQIYMDLNDMRSARSILLKGYAYSKKNTDKWGCQDILCNLGQYYKLIEQLHRAEFTLNKGLKYAQELNAARSKDFIRLEIAEVHLLQNRGEKAVQIFNEMNREVSQSGDLLLLGSTFLLCAKKYITTFHYEEALQYLNKSYMALTGIGATVEILECCKLLLECHLRKHNSAEVQFYRDEIQKIKNKLKLKIMSIE